A stretch of Synechococcus sp. MIT S9220 DNA encodes these proteins:
- a CDS encoding galactose mutarotase, producing the protein MTFRQQSAPYAHWEYVHPSSGDRLRVVPERGGLVTEWLCNGREMLYFDQERYADPAKSIRGGIPVLFPICGNLPNDSLPLASGDFTLKQHGFARDLPWQIALLADQSGVMLSLEDCADSWKAYPFGFRIQMEIRPLSAALEITITVSNTSESESEPMPFSFGLHPYFKVTDLSCIDLEGLPGRCFNHLEMAEAETAVQLSCLAEGVDFLAHAAGAVTLVDEQAGTRLQLQHHEPMDLTVVWTEPPRAMVCLEPWTGPRQALISGDRRLQLGIGESTTLSCRYSVS; encoded by the coding sequence ATGACCTTTCGCCAACAGTCCGCTCCCTATGCCCACTGGGAGTATGTGCATCCCAGCAGTGGTGATCGCCTGCGGGTGGTGCCCGAGCGTGGTGGCCTGGTCACGGAATGGCTGTGCAACGGCCGCGAAATGCTCTATTTCGATCAGGAGCGCTACGCCGATCCAGCAAAGAGCATCAGAGGTGGCATTCCGGTGCTGTTTCCGATCTGCGGCAATCTGCCGAATGATTCTCTGCCGCTCGCCAGTGGTGACTTCACCCTCAAGCAGCACGGATTTGCTCGTGACCTGCCCTGGCAGATTGCGTTGTTGGCTGATCAGAGTGGTGTGATGCTCAGCCTCGAGGACTGTGCTGACTCCTGGAAGGCCTACCCCTTTGGTTTCAGAATCCAGATGGAGATCAGGCCGCTCAGTGCTGCGCTTGAGATCACCATCACGGTCAGCAACACCTCCGAGTCTGAAAGCGAGCCGATGCCCTTCAGCTTCGGGCTTCACCCCTATTTCAAGGTGACTGATCTTTCCTGCATCGATTTAGAAGGTCTGCCTGGCCGTTGTTTCAATCATTTGGAGATGGCTGAAGCCGAGACTGCCGTCCAATTGAGTTGCCTGGCTGAGGGGGTCGACTTCCTCGCGCACGCCGCTGGAGCGGTGACGCTGGTGGATGAGCAAGCAGGCACCCGGTTGCAGCTTCAGCATCACGAGCCCATGGATCTCACGGTGGTTTGGACCGAGCCTCCTCGAGCCATGGTCTGCCTTGAGCCCTGGACAGGCCCGCGGCAGGCTCTGATCAGTGGTGATCGCAGGCTGCAGCTGGGCATTGGCGAGAGCACCACGCTCTCCTGCCGCTACAGCGTTAGCTGA
- a CDS encoding four-carbon acid sugar kinase family protein, protein MHAHAQEQALAKSSGHLQNAVVSVAEAAVAEVARKIVVIDDDPTGSQTVHSCPLLLRWDVQTLRQGLRHPSPLLFVLANTRALLPEAAAARNREIVASLEQALAAEGINDQQLLLVSRGDSTLRGHGVLEPAVLAAELGDRFSAVHATLHVPAFLPGGRTTVDGVHLLHGQPVHRTPFARDRSFGFSTSCLDAWLEEKSGGAIAAASVLRLQGQQLDRAAAQRKGEPCAHGSNGFTALVSWLEALDGNCSVVVDAERQEQLDALGAAVHHLQGRRRFLFRSAASLINGLVDGGRQPLGPQPFKVDDLVKLRRCDSEGTLLPGLVVVGSHVPLADQQLEVLLNESGTTGLELPVARIARLLDGSTPDLLLADLELEWLDWIRLVLDRQQTPVLYTSRGELQFGEGPAADRRRFRFGMALAQLTARLVAALAPQLGYLISKGGITTGSVLADGLGLGTVLLEGQLMPGLSMVRPMPEDGNSDVSGLPVITFPGNLGDGQTLATAWRMMEQLEAT, encoded by the coding sequence ATGCATGCTCATGCACAGGAACAGGCTTTGGCGAAGTCCAGTGGCCATTTGCAAAACGCTGTCGTGAGCGTTGCCGAAGCTGCAGTGGCTGAGGTTGCCAGGAAGATTGTGGTGATCGACGACGATCCCACCGGATCCCAAACGGTGCATAGCTGTCCCTTGCTGCTGCGCTGGGATGTACAGACCCTGCGCCAGGGACTGCGTCACCCTTCTCCGCTGCTGTTCGTGTTGGCGAACACCCGTGCTCTGTTGCCGGAGGCCGCGGCTGCACGCAATCGTGAGATCGTTGCTTCGCTTGAGCAAGCTCTTGCAGCGGAGGGGATCAATGACCAGCAGTTGCTGCTGGTCAGCAGGGGGGACTCCACCCTGCGCGGTCATGGGGTGCTTGAGCCCGCTGTTTTGGCGGCGGAGCTGGGTGATCGCTTCAGTGCTGTCCACGCCACGCTGCATGTGCCTGCGTTTCTGCCCGGTGGACGCACCACCGTGGACGGGGTGCACCTGCTCCATGGTCAACCGGTCCATAGGACCCCCTTCGCACGCGACCGCAGCTTTGGTTTCAGCACCAGTTGTCTGGATGCCTGGCTGGAGGAAAAGAGTGGCGGCGCCATTGCAGCTGCTTCTGTGCTGCGCTTGCAAGGGCAGCAGCTCGACCGCGCTGCTGCTCAAAGGAAGGGCGAACCCTGCGCTCATGGCTCGAACGGTTTCACAGCACTGGTGAGCTGGCTGGAGGCGCTGGATGGCAATTGTTCAGTGGTTGTGGATGCCGAGAGACAAGAGCAACTGGATGCACTTGGGGCGGCAGTGCACCACTTGCAGGGAAGGCGCAGATTTCTCTTTCGCTCAGCTGCCAGCCTGATTAATGGGCTGGTAGACGGCGGCAGACAGCCCCTCGGTCCGCAGCCTTTCAAGGTTGATGATCTGGTCAAGCTGCGTCGTTGTGATTCAGAGGGCACGTTGCTTCCGGGGCTCGTCGTGGTGGGCTCCCATGTGCCTCTGGCAGACCAGCAGCTGGAGGTTTTGCTGAACGAATCAGGGACCACTGGCCTTGAGCTGCCGGTGGCCCGGATTGCCAGGCTGCTTGATGGGAGTACCCCAGATTTGTTGTTGGCTGATCTGGAGCTGGAATGGCTCGACTGGATTCGGTTGGTTTTGGATCGGCAACAAACACCTGTGCTCTACACCAGTCGTGGGGAGTTGCAGTTCGGTGAGGGGCCGGCCGCCGACCGTCGCCGTTTCCGTTTTGGCATGGCTCTTGCTCAGCTCACAGCACGGTTGGTGGCAGCGCTCGCGCCACAGCTGGGCTATCTGATCAGCAAAGGGGGGATCACCACCGGCAGCGTGCTGGCTGATGGGCTGGGCCTGGGGACTGTGCTGCTGGAGGGCCAGCTGATGCCTGGGCTCTCGATGGTGCGGCCCATGCCTGAAGACGGCAACTCTGATGTGAGTGGTCTGCCTGTGATTACATTCCCCGGCAATCTTGGTGATGGCCAAACACTCGCTACAGCCTGGAGAATGATGGAACAACTTGAAGCTACATAA
- a CDS encoding alpha-hydroxy acid oxidase, with the protein MNQNVSAPRVVNVSDLRDLAKKRLPKMVFGYIDSGADREQTLAQNCSAYNEILFRPRCAVATPEVELKISVLGQNFNLPFLLGPVGSSRMFYPQGEVVAAREAGKAGTGYTLSTLSGWRLEDVKQATECPAWYQLYLLGGRDVALKTIERAKSAGFSAIVLTIDTPVSGLRELDVRNGTKELLSQNPLTMLPFLPQMLAKPCWLSQWFGDGGLMNFPNVVLENGPMGYTEIGPALEQSVVTWDDLKWIREAWGGKLIIKGVHIGDDARKAVDLGVDAVVVSNHGARQLDSVAPTIRVLPEIVKAVNGEIDVLMDGGIRRGSDVVKAYCLGAKGVLIGRAYAYGLAAGGGPGVARAIEILKTDIIRTMKLLGCDSVHKLDSSYIQTPQSWGC; encoded by the coding sequence ATGAATCAAAACGTTTCCGCCCCACGAGTGGTCAATGTCTCGGACCTCCGCGATCTTGCCAAGAAACGTTTGCCAAAAATGGTTTTTGGCTACATCGACAGTGGTGCCGACAGAGAACAGACCTTGGCACAGAATTGCAGTGCCTACAATGAAATCCTATTCAGGCCTCGATGTGCTGTTGCGACCCCTGAGGTTGAATTAAAGATTTCAGTACTCGGGCAGAATTTCAACTTGCCATTCCTGCTTGGTCCTGTTGGCAGCAGCAGAATGTTTTACCCGCAAGGAGAAGTTGTTGCCGCAAGAGAAGCAGGTAAAGCAGGTACTGGATATACACTCTCGACACTTTCAGGATGGCGACTGGAAGATGTGAAACAAGCCACTGAATGTCCTGCCTGGTATCAGCTTTACCTGCTTGGAGGCCGAGACGTTGCTCTGAAAACAATTGAACGCGCAAAATCAGCTGGATTTTCAGCGATCGTACTCACGATCGATACACCGGTCTCCGGCTTACGTGAACTCGATGTTCGCAACGGAACCAAAGAACTACTGTCTCAGAATCCTCTGACGATGTTGCCATTTCTTCCACAAATGCTGGCAAAGCCTTGTTGGTTAAGTCAATGGTTTGGCGATGGAGGGTTAATGAATTTCCCCAATGTGGTCCTTGAGAATGGACCGATGGGATACACCGAAATTGGACCAGCACTGGAGCAATCTGTTGTCACCTGGGATGATCTCAAATGGATACGCGAAGCCTGGGGAGGAAAATTAATCATCAAAGGAGTTCATATTGGTGACGATGCTCGCAAAGCAGTCGACCTTGGAGTCGACGCAGTGGTTGTGTCCAATCATGGTGCTCGGCAATTAGACAGTGTTGCACCAACGATTCGTGTTCTTCCTGAAATCGTGAAGGCTGTGAACGGGGAGATCGATGTCTTGATGGATGGTGGAATCCGACGAGGTAGTGACGTTGTGAAAGCTTATTGCTTAGGAGCCAAAGGAGTGTTAATTGGCAGAGCTTATGCCTATGGGCTTGCTGCTGGAGGTGGTCCTGGCGTTGCCCGTGCCATCGAAATTCTGAAAACGGACATCATCAGGACGATGAAATTACTGGGCTGCGATTCAGTTCACAAACTTGACAGTTCATACATTCAAACCCCTCAATCTTGGGGGTGCTGA
- the dld gene encoding D-lactate dehydrogenase translates to MRQDRLEELRDGLIGIVGEQQVLTSAEQTKPYRTGIRVGQGAACAVVIPRDLLQLWQTLELCVKLDKIIILQAANTGLTGGSTPDGDDYERDIVIINTLNLNRLILLKGGAQVVAFAGSSLYQLEEKLSPLGRGPHSVIGSSCIGASVVGGICNNSGGNLVNRGPAYTEYSLFARVNQDGTLELVNHLGIELGACPEEILTTLQQADFNTEDLAESKRLASDHDYQERVREITSPIPARFNADKRRLREASGCAGKLAVFAVRLDTFPKPKKEKVFYLGTNKPEDLTKLRKQILTNFKVLPDMGEYLHRSYFDGADLYCKDAYLAIKYFGTGFIPKLFGIKRNVDRIMSQWPTALFQNHFSDRTLQCISRMTPDHLPPRMRAFRNQYEHHMILLTSDQSIKETQEFLEKCWKTNEDHAYFECSEAEGKAALLHRYVAGNAPARYQILNKEDSGELLPLDVALPRNCETWHKILPEEILAQMAESFQMAHFFCMVFHWDFVVKKGVDAGKLKKQILDLLDQSGAKYPAEHNVGHLYKAETDLSNFYKKIDPTNSFNPGIGKMSKLKNYQQRSTPG, encoded by the coding sequence ATGAGACAGGACCGGTTAGAAGAACTGCGTGATGGCCTCATTGGAATCGTTGGGGAACAGCAGGTTCTAACCAGCGCCGAGCAAACGAAACCCTATAGAACCGGAATTCGTGTGGGCCAGGGTGCAGCCTGTGCAGTCGTGATCCCAAGAGATCTGTTGCAGCTTTGGCAAACCCTGGAACTTTGCGTCAAGCTCGACAAAATCATCATTCTTCAGGCCGCAAATACTGGCCTGACCGGTGGATCGACTCCCGACGGAGATGACTACGAAAGGGATATCGTCATCATCAATACATTAAATCTGAATCGCTTAATTTTACTAAAAGGGGGAGCTCAGGTTGTTGCCTTTGCTGGCTCAAGTTTATATCAACTGGAAGAAAAGCTCTCACCACTGGGCAGAGGACCTCACTCTGTGATTGGTTCATCCTGCATTGGCGCATCTGTCGTCGGGGGAATCTGCAATAACTCGGGCGGAAATCTTGTCAACCGTGGTCCGGCCTACACGGAATATTCACTCTTTGCACGTGTCAATCAAGACGGAACACTGGAGCTCGTGAATCATCTCGGCATCGAACTTGGTGCATGCCCTGAAGAGATACTGACCACTCTGCAACAAGCTGATTTCAACACAGAAGACTTAGCAGAATCTAAACGACTGGCCTCTGACCACGACTACCAAGAACGGGTGCGAGAAATCACATCTCCCATCCCAGCACGCTTTAATGCTGACAAAAGACGCTTGCGCGAAGCCAGTGGTTGTGCAGGAAAACTGGCGGTCTTTGCGGTACGCCTCGACACTTTTCCAAAACCCAAGAAAGAGAAAGTTTTTTACCTGGGCACCAACAAACCCGAAGACCTAACCAAACTACGCAAACAGATCCTTACCAACTTCAAAGTCCTGCCAGATATGGGCGAATATCTTCATCGCAGCTATTTCGATGGTGCTGATCTTTATTGCAAGGATGCTTATCTAGCTATTAAATATTTCGGCACTGGATTTATTCCGAAGCTATTCGGAATCAAGCGAAACGTTGATCGAATCATGTCTCAATGGCCAACAGCACTATTTCAGAATCACTTTTCCGACAGAACACTGCAATGCATCTCCCGGATGACGCCCGATCACCTGCCACCCAGAATGAGAGCATTTCGCAACCAATACGAACATCATATGATTCTTCTTACAAGCGACCAGTCAATCAAAGAAACTCAAGAATTTCTCGAAAAGTGCTGGAAAACTAATGAAGATCATGCCTATTTTGAATGCAGCGAAGCTGAAGGGAAAGCAGCCTTGCTTCACCGCTATGTCGCCGGGAATGCACCAGCTCGCTACCAGATCTTAAACAAAGAAGATTCTGGGGAATTACTACCACTTGATGTTGCCTTACCCCGAAACTGCGAAACATGGCACAAGATTCTGCCTGAAGAAATTCTCGCGCAGATGGCCGAATCCTTCCAAATGGCACATTTCTTCTGCATGGTCTTTCACTGGGACTTTGTCGTCAAGAAAGGAGTCGATGCAGGAAAACTAAAAAAGCAAATTTTAGATCTCCTCGATCAATCAGGCGCTAAATACCCTGCTGAACACAATGTTGGTCATTTATACAAAGCAGAAACAGATCTCTCCAATTTTTATAAAAAAATAGATCCAACCAACAGCTTCAATCCCGGAATTGGCAAAATGTCAAAGTTAAAAAACTACCAGCAACGCTCTACCCCAGGCTAA
- a CDS encoding NADP-dependent isocitrate dehydrogenase produces MAQFEKLTAPTKGTPIRFENGQPVVADNPIIPFIRGDGTGVDIWPATQKVLDAAVAKAYAGSKTIEWFKVYAGDEACDRYGTYQYLPEDTLEAIRTYGVAIKGPLTTPVGGGIRSLNVALRQIFDLYSCVRPCRYYEGTPSPHKRPQDLDVIVYRENTEDIYMGVEWEADDVVGQELRKHLNEVVIPANGKLGKRQIPEGSGIGIKPVSKHGSQRHIRKAIQHALRLEGDKRHVTLVHKGNIMKFTEGAFRDWGYELATTEFRNVCITERESWILGNLDENPDLSAQSNARMIEPGYDSLTPEKKAEIDSEVQSVIDTIGPSHGGGKWKKMVMVDDRIADSIFQQIQTRPQEYSILATLNLNGDYISDAAAAMVGGLGMAPGANIGETAAIFEATHGTAPKHAGLDRINPGSVILSGVMMLEFLGWQEAADLITKGLSAAIADQQVTYDLARLMDPPVEPVSCSGFADAVIQHF; encoded by the coding sequence ATGGCTCAGTTCGAGAAGCTCACAGCCCCCACAAAGGGAACGCCGATTCGCTTCGAGAACGGACAGCCCGTGGTGGCCGACAACCCGATCATTCCCTTCATCCGTGGAGATGGAACGGGCGTCGACATCTGGCCGGCGACACAGAAAGTGCTGGATGCTGCCGTAGCCAAGGCCTACGCAGGCTCCAAAACAATCGAATGGTTCAAGGTCTACGCCGGTGATGAAGCCTGTGATCGCTACGGCACTTACCAGTACCTGCCTGAAGACACTCTCGAAGCAATCCGCACCTACGGCGTTGCCATCAAAGGCCCCCTCACCACCCCTGTTGGTGGAGGCATCCGTTCACTGAATGTGGCGCTCCGTCAAATCTTTGACCTGTACTCCTGCGTGCGTCCCTGTCGTTACTACGAGGGCACACCAAGTCCACACAAGCGCCCGCAGGATCTCGATGTGATCGTGTACAGGGAAAACACTGAAGACATCTACATGGGTGTGGAGTGGGAGGCCGATGACGTTGTGGGTCAGGAGCTTCGCAAGCACCTGAATGAAGTGGTGATTCCTGCCAATGGCAAACTCGGCAAGCGGCAGATCCCTGAAGGCTCAGGCATCGGCATCAAGCCGGTCAGCAAGCACGGCAGCCAACGTCACATCCGCAAAGCGATTCAACACGCCCTGCGTCTGGAAGGCGACAAACGCCACGTCACCCTGGTGCACAAGGGCAACATCATGAAGTTCACCGAAGGTGCATTCCGCGACTGGGGTTATGAGCTCGCAACGACCGAATTTCGCAACGTTTGCATCACTGAGCGGGAAAGCTGGATCCTCGGAAACCTGGATGAAAATCCTGATTTAAGTGCGCAATCCAACGCGCGCATGATCGAGCCCGGCTACGACAGCCTCACACCCGAAAAGAAGGCTGAAATCGACTCAGAAGTTCAGAGCGTGATCGACACAATCGGGCCGAGTCATGGAGGCGGAAAATGGAAGAAAATGGTGATGGTCGATGACCGCATCGCCGACAGCATCTTCCAGCAGATCCAGACACGTCCTCAGGAATATTCAATTCTGGCCACCCTCAATCTCAATGGTGATTACATCTCCGATGCAGCCGCCGCAATGGTGGGTGGCTTGGGGATGGCCCCGGGCGCAAACATCGGTGAAACAGCAGCAATCTTCGAGGCAACACATGGCACGGCACCAAAACATGCCGGCCTCGACCGCATCAACCCTGGCTCAGTCATCCTGAGCGGAGTAATGATGCTGGAGTTTCTTGGGTGGCAAGAGGCCGCCGATCTAATCACCAAAGGCCTCAGTGCAGCCATCGCTGACCAGCAAGTGACCTATGACCTGGCCCGACTCATGGACCCGCCGGTCGAACCTGTGAGCTGCAGTGGTTTTGCTGATGCTGTCATTCAACACTTCTGA
- a CDS encoding glycosyltransferase family 2 protein encodes MPKSEGVWVVAACFNEQEVIMRFVERVLAVPGVDQLVLIDDGSSDATVERMRAWIQDHAGSPVTLLELTRNFGKEAAMLAGLDHVNGRCGAAVLIDSDLQHPPELIEQMVRQWRAGAEVVTAVRDDQDQESRLKVASAHWFYRVFNKVVDSIELQEGAGDYRLLDAAVLDAVTQLRESSRFSKGLLPWTGYSSVELPYQRVSRQGGQTSWSPLKLFGYAFDGIFSFSVLPLKMWTGIGVLVSSLSLFYALVIILRTALFGVDVEGYASLMVAVLFIGGIQLIGIGVLGEYVGRIYVEAKSRPHYFIRRVHKS; translated from the coding sequence ATGCCGAAGTCAGAGGGTGTCTGGGTCGTCGCGGCCTGTTTCAACGAACAGGAGGTGATCATGCGTTTTGTGGAGCGCGTGTTGGCAGTGCCTGGTGTGGATCAGCTGGTGCTGATTGACGATGGATCGTCCGACGCAACCGTTGAACGCATGCGCGCCTGGATTCAGGATCATGCGGGCTCGCCAGTGACGTTGCTGGAACTCACCCGCAATTTCGGCAAGGAAGCAGCGATGCTGGCCGGCCTTGACCATGTCAACGGTCGTTGCGGCGCAGCCGTGTTGATTGACTCAGACCTGCAGCACCCCCCCGAGCTGATTGAACAGATGGTGCGCCAATGGCGTGCCGGAGCCGAAGTGGTCACGGCGGTTCGTGATGACCAGGATCAGGAATCTCGCCTGAAGGTCGCCAGCGCGCACTGGTTTTATCGGGTGTTCAACAAAGTGGTCGATTCGATTGAGCTCCAGGAGGGAGCCGGTGATTACCGCCTGCTGGATGCCGCTGTTCTTGATGCAGTCACCCAGTTGCGCGAGTCCAGTCGTTTCTCCAAAGGTCTTCTTCCCTGGACGGGCTATTCGAGCGTCGAGCTGCCTTATCAGCGGGTTAGCCGGCAGGGAGGGCAGACCTCCTGGAGTCCGCTCAAGTTGTTTGGCTATGCGTTCGATGGGATCTTTTCGTTCTCTGTTCTGCCACTCAAAATGTGGACAGGGATTGGCGTTTTGGTCTCGTCTCTCAGCCTGTTTTATGCCTTGGTGATCATCCTGCGTACGGCTCTGTTTGGTGTGGATGTCGAGGGTTATGCCTCCTTGATGGTGGCGGTGCTGTTCATCGGAGGAATTCAGCTGATCGGTATCGGGGTGCTTGGTGAATATGTCGGCCGCATTTATGTGGAGGCGAAGTCACGCCCCCACTACTTCATCCGCCGGGTTCACAAGTCCTGA
- a CDS encoding ChbG/HpnK family deacetylase, whose product MIPSTLSSRLSLYGLVGVVAAAVHALVLVGLGLFMPLWLANPLAFLAASLAGYLGHARFTFRPETGGQSFARRWLVIQYVVNLTVSGVLPLALPNALGEPVRVVILVFTPTALNALIWSRAARFSQRRSDCRVTPRRHADDLGLSPATNQAILELASQGRLDSSSLLVNGPVAADGFHAWQKLTQTHPQLQICLHLCLTEGPSSADPALLPDLVNSHGYLKRSFGEWLLLSLLPRRHPGRRRIEDQLGLELDAQIKRFRSFCGDAPIHLDGHQHIHLVPIVLRAALARAGGNSITWMRLTEEPLPTGLPLRYWRAAIRHSGLLKWLVLQLLSRRARPAIRRCGLSSNQSFAGVLFTGQMAGAPILASWRELSSVEPQPGATPPLLLAHPGAPLKLDLVKAGFSVSQTFAASVWRQREWRALQDL is encoded by the coding sequence ATGATTCCGAGCACTCTCAGCTCCCGACTCAGCCTCTACGGACTAGTGGGCGTGGTGGCCGCAGCCGTGCATGCCCTGGTGTTGGTGGGACTGGGCCTGTTCATGCCCCTGTGGCTGGCGAATCCCCTGGCCTTTCTTGCCGCATCACTTGCCGGCTATCTGGGGCATGCACGATTCACCTTCCGCCCGGAAACCGGTGGCCAAAGCTTTGCCCGACGCTGGCTGGTCATTCAATACGTGGTCAATCTCACGGTGAGCGGCGTCTTGCCTCTCGCCCTGCCCAACGCGCTAGGCGAGCCAGTGCGTGTCGTCATCCTGGTGTTTACCCCCACAGCACTGAATGCCCTGATCTGGTCCCGGGCAGCACGGTTCAGCCAGCGGCGGAGTGATTGCCGCGTCACCCCACGACGCCATGCCGATGATCTCGGACTCAGCCCAGCCACCAACCAGGCCATTCTCGAACTCGCCAGCCAAGGAAGGCTGGACAGCAGCAGCCTGCTGGTCAATGGCCCTGTGGCAGCCGACGGCTTTCACGCTTGGCAGAAGCTGACACAGACCCATCCTCAGCTGCAGATCTGTCTGCACCTCTGTCTCACCGAAGGACCGTCGAGCGCTGACCCCGCTTTGCTGCCTGACCTTGTGAATTCACACGGCTATCTGAAGCGATCGTTCGGAGAGTGGTTGTTGCTGTCACTGCTACCGCGCCGACATCCCGGCCGCCGTCGAATCGAAGACCAACTGGGACTGGAATTAGACGCCCAGATCAAACGCTTCCGCAGCTTCTGCGGTGATGCACCCATTCATCTGGATGGCCATCAACACATTCACTTGGTGCCGATCGTGCTGAGGGCTGCTCTGGCCAGAGCTGGCGGCAACAGCATCACCTGGATGCGCCTGACAGAGGAACCGCTGCCCACTGGTCTGCCCTTGCGCTATTGGAGAGCAGCCATCCGTCACTCAGGACTGTTGAAGTGGCTGGTGCTGCAACTTCTCAGCCGCAGAGCTCGGCCCGCCATCCGGCGCTGCGGACTTAGCAGCAATCAGAGCTTCGCCGGCGTGCTGTTCACCGGCCAGATGGCAGGAGCTCCAATCCTTGCTTCCTGGAGGGAGCTCAGCAGTGTGGAACCACAACCTGGAGCCACCCCGCCGCTGCTACTGGCCCACCCTGGCGCGCCACTCAAGCTCGATCTGGTGAAAGCAGGGTTCTCCGTATCCCAGACATTCGCAGCTTCAGTCTGGCGACAGCGCGAATGGCGTGCTCTTCAGGACTTGTGA
- a CDS encoding heme oxygenase (biliverdin-producing) — protein sequence MSVALAAQLREGTKKAHTMAENTGFVSCFLKGVVDKSSYRKLVADLYFVYSAMEEEVGQLKDHPVVGPVGMEQLNRRESLEKDLVYYFGENWNDEIQPSPSAVAYVERIREVAKESPELLVGHHYTRYMGDLSGGQILKNIAQKAMNMDGDDGLRFYVFDEIADEKAFKTTYRATMDELPIDQDTADRIVEEANNAFHMNMHMFKELEGNLVAAIGKVLFGFLTRRQRSGSTETAAA from the coding sequence ATGTCCGTAGCTCTGGCTGCTCAGCTCCGTGAAGGCACCAAGAAAGCTCACACGATGGCCGAGAACACCGGTTTCGTTAGCTGCTTTCTCAAGGGTGTTGTCGATAAATCCAGCTATCGCAAGCTCGTTGCCGATCTCTACTTCGTTTATTCCGCCATGGAGGAAGAAGTGGGTCAACTCAAAGACCACCCTGTGGTCGGCCCTGTGGGGATGGAGCAGCTGAATCGACGTGAGTCGCTTGAGAAGGATCTTGTCTATTACTTCGGTGAAAACTGGAACGATGAGATCCAGCCCTCGCCTTCTGCAGTGGCTTACGTCGAGCGGATTCGTGAAGTGGCTAAGGAGTCACCAGAACTGCTGGTAGGCCATCACTACACCCGTTACATGGGTGACCTCTCCGGTGGTCAGATCCTGAAGAACATCGCTCAGAAAGCGATGAACATGGATGGAGATGACGGTCTGCGTTTCTACGTCTTCGATGAAATCGCTGACGAGAAGGCCTTCAAAACGACTTATCGCGCCACCATGGATGAGCTGCCGATCGATCAGGACACCGCTGATCGCATCGTTGAGGAAGCGAACAACGCTTTTCACATGAACATGCACATGTTCAAGGAGCTTGAAGGAAATCTGGTAGCGGCCATTGGCAAGGTGCTGTTCGGCTTCCTGACCCGCCGTCAGCGCAGTGGCAGCACAGAAACCGCCGCTGCTTGA
- a CDS encoding glycosyltransferase: MNQPIETENQRRFDRVRVLVPGTGARFRCGGLTVALQTARILSGLLTTEVVTYRERNPDCSFLEDLLLLPADDDRSLWLVSWGFDVPKLLKKLRFRQVIYQAHSTGYGFDLPPGIPVIAVSRNTLGYWADRAPRNPLLFLPNALEPQWMMSNDAAVIRSRPIDVLVQARKSSPYVINQLLPALRNEGLNVCLQSGWVDDLVQLFRDTKVYIYDSAEYWRGRGVSEGFGLPPIEAIASGCVVFTSFNHALSDLLTPGTTAHQIGCGNLKYDVSRIVASVNDPLEWRGDDHEISSILNEVSEQRLIDGWSSVIKQLESGFYFWHRNSDLLRSSSAVVLRQRHRISRIKAILKRALATIVGRSV; this comes from the coding sequence TTGAACCAGCCTATCGAGACTGAAAATCAGCGTCGCTTTGACCGAGTAAGGGTTCTTGTACCTGGTACAGGAGCCCGTTTTCGTTGTGGTGGGCTAACTGTTGCTCTGCAAACAGCAAGGATTCTTTCAGGCCTTCTGACCACGGAGGTTGTGACTTATCGAGAAAGGAATCCAGACTGTTCTTTCCTCGAAGATCTTCTTTTATTGCCAGCTGATGATGATCGTTCTTTGTGGTTGGTCAGTTGGGGATTTGATGTTCCTAAACTTTTGAAGAAACTTCGTTTTCGTCAGGTTATTTATCAAGCCCATAGCACTGGTTATGGATTTGATCTTCCTCCTGGAATACCTGTCATTGCAGTAAGCCGAAATACTCTGGGTTATTGGGCTGATCGAGCACCGCGCAATCCTCTCCTCTTTCTGCCTAATGCTCTAGAGCCTCAGTGGATGATGTCAAATGATGCAGCAGTAATACGGTCTAGACCAATCGATGTTTTGGTTCAAGCGAGGAAAAGTAGTCCTTATGTGATTAATCAATTGCTGCCAGCACTTAGAAATGAGGGGCTTAATGTTTGCCTTCAGTCAGGTTGGGTTGATGATTTAGTTCAATTATTCAGAGACACCAAAGTATATATCTATGATTCTGCCGAGTATTGGCGTGGTAGGGGTGTTTCTGAAGGTTTTGGCTTGCCTCCAATAGAAGCAATAGCCAGTGGTTGTGTTGTTTTTACGAGCTTTAATCATGCTTTATCAGATTTACTTACTCCAGGAACTACTGCTCATCAGATAGGCTGTGGAAACCTCAAATATGATGTCAGCAGGATTGTGGCTTCCGTCAATGACCCACTCGAGTGGAGAGGGGATGATCATGAAATAAGTAGCATTTTGAATGAAGTGTCTGAACAACGTTTGATCGATGGCTGGTCATCAGTGATCAAGCAGTTGGAATCAGGATTTTATTTTTGGCATAGAAACTCTGATCTACTCCGCAGTTCATCCGCTGTTGTTTTACGCCAACGCCATCGGATCAGCAGGATTAAAGCAATACTGAAGAGAGCTCTAGCGACTATTGTTGGACGATCAGTTTAG